The region TGGAAAACCGGTCTCTTAAGAGCATCAGTGCACCTGTTACCAGTTACCTGTTATCAGTCACCTTGTTTTTAATACATATCTGATCCGCCGCCATAACCTCCGCCATGTGGACCGGCTGGCATAGGAGGTGTTTTTTCTTTTTCGGGTATCTCTGTAATCAGAGCCTCTGTTGTAAGTAATAACGCTGCTACAGAAGATGCGTTTTGAAGTGCAACCCTTGTAACTTTTGTTGGGTCTATGACACCGGCGTCTATCATATCTACTAGTTTGTCCTGTACTACATCATAACCAACATTTGTCTTTTCTGACCTTACTTTTTCTACAATTACCGCTCCTTCAAGCCCTGCATTTTCTACTATCTTTCGTATCGGCTCTTCAAGGGCCCTTTTTACGATAGATACGCCTATGGACTCATCATCTTCAAGTGAAAGTTTGTTAAGTGCATTTAAACAACGAAGAAATGCAACTCCACCGCCCGGGACAATTCCTTCTTCTACCGCTGCACGGGTTGCATGAAGAGCATCTTCAACCCTTGCTTTTTTCTCTTTCATCTCTGTTTCTGTTGCAGCACCCACCTTGACCACAGCAACACCGCCTGCAAGTTTTGCAAGTCTTTCTTGAAGTTTTTCTTTGTCATAGTCAGAGTCTGTATCATCTATCTGTTTTTTTATCTGTGAAATTCTTGCATTTATGTCTGCTGTTTTCCCGGCACCTTCTACTATTGTTGTGTTCTCTTTGTCAATAACTACCTTCTTTGCTCTTCCAAGGTCTTCAAGAGTAATGTTTTCAAGTTTTATACCAAGGTCTTCCGTGATTGCCTTTCCTCTTGTAAGGATTGAAATGTCTTCAAGCATAGCCTTTCTTCTATCACCATAGCCTGGGGCTTTTACAGTGCAACAGGAAAGTGTGCCACGGATTCTGTTGACAACAAGTGTTGCCAGCGCCTCGCCCTCAACCTCTTCTGCGATAACAAGAACTGGTTTTCCTGTTTTTGCAATTTTTTCAAGAAGTGGGAGCAAATCTTTCATAGAGGATATTTTTTTTTCGTGTATTAAGATATACGGTTCTTCAAGAACACACTCCATTTTATCCGCATTCGTAACAAAA is a window of bacterium Unc6 DNA encoding:
- a CDS encoding chaperonin GroL translates to MAAKQIAYAEDARRAIQRGIDKLAGAVNITLGPKGRNVVLDKKFGSPTITKDGVTVAKEIELEDPFENMGAEMVKEVASKTSDAAGDGTTTATVLAQAIYKEGLKNVTAGANPMALRRGIEKAVEEVVEQLKKLSKPIKDKKEISQVATVSSNYDQKIGDLIAEAMDKVGKDGVITVEEAKAMETTLEIVEGMQFDQGYLSPYFVTNADKMECVLEEPYILIHEKKISSMKDLLPLLEKIAKTGKPVLVIAEEVEGEALATLVVNRIRGTLSCCTVKAPGYGDRRKAMLEDISILTRGKAITEDLGIKLENITLEDLGRAKKVVIDKENTTIVEGAGKTADINARISQIKKQIDDTDSDYDKEKLQERLAKLAGGVAVVKVGAATETEMKEKKARVEDALHATRAAVEEGIVPGGGVAFLRCLNALNKLSLEDDESIGVSIVKRALEEPIRKIVENAGLEGAVIVEKVRSEKTNVGYDVVQDKLVDMIDAGVIDPTKVTRVALQNASSVAALLLTTEALITEIPEKEKTPPMPAGPHGGGYGGGSDMY